The proteins below are encoded in one region of Pelotomaculum schinkii:
- a CDS encoding cytosine permease has product MEQYMRQIDDRVELTDAGMATIKESPLYNPDLAPIQVKDRTWGHFNYFSLWVGIVTCIPTLLLTGGMIPNLAWWQALLAICVGSLGMSYLMKFSGHAGAKYGITMGVLGRASWGIKGTYLAMFIRSSVAMGYAGIETFIGGSAVDGLILSIAPGWANVSGHLWICLFLFAVLTMALVWFSPPTNEMKAYKILTIIAVPGKFIALALIVIVLYMQVGSWGPLFNTPAQYNGTAWTTFFIACLVGAFGYWGESMTHFSDLSRYSKDTKVYAKGAVSGVTIGMVAFGMVGIMLASFSKALYGQTIWNPIDLIVMLQIPWLSVVALFFISLVAITTNIGANLTPSGYFFSTLVPKYINWRTGALITMLIGMALRPWSLLATFGNFLFDWLLLWMCWIAPLAGIMACDYWLLRKTKLNIVELFNPVGPFKYANGFNPCALIAWALATVLALIFKNESFVVGYIAGIVFYYVIMKYWGLAKYNQNDLIDGKPEEKRPVTAEV; this is encoded by the coding sequence ATGGAACAGTATATGCGTCAAATTGATGATCGGGTTGAATTGACCGACGCAGGGATGGCCACTATAAAAGAGAGCCCTCTTTACAACCCGGATCTTGCGCCAATACAGGTGAAAGATAGAACGTGGGGTCATTTTAATTACTTTTCCCTCTGGGTCGGTATCGTCACCTGTATTCCAACTCTTTTATTAACTGGCGGGATGATTCCGAACCTGGCCTGGTGGCAGGCACTGTTGGCAATCTGTGTCGGTAGCCTGGGTATGAGTTATTTGATGAAATTTTCCGGCCATGCCGGCGCCAAGTACGGTATCACCATGGGTGTTCTGGGACGTGCTTCGTGGGGTATCAAAGGAACCTACTTGGCCATGTTCATCAGGTCCAGCGTGGCCATGGGCTATGCCGGTATCGAAACTTTCATCGGGGGTTCCGCTGTGGACGGCTTAATCCTCAGCATCGCTCCGGGTTGGGCTAATGTCAGCGGGCACCTGTGGATCTGTTTATTCCTTTTCGCGGTGTTGACGATGGCGTTGGTCTGGTTCTCACCTCCCACCAACGAAATGAAAGCTTATAAGATTCTCACCATTATTGCCGTACCAGGTAAATTCATCGCTCTGGCTCTGATTGTTATAGTACTCTATATGCAGGTTGGAAGTTGGGGCCCGCTATTTAATACACCGGCGCAGTATAACGGTACAGCCTGGACCACATTCTTTATCGCCTGCCTGGTTGGCGCCTTTGGTTACTGGGGTGAGAGTATGACTCACTTTTCGGACTTGTCCCGCTATTCGAAAGACACCAAGGTTTATGCAAAAGGTGCTGTCTCGGGTGTAACCATTGGCATGGTGGCCTTCGGTATGGTTGGGATCATGTTGGCATCCTTCAGTAAGGCTCTCTACGGCCAGACGATCTGGAACCCCATTGATTTAATTGTGATGCTGCAGATTCCCTGGTTGTCTGTTGTTGCCCTGTTCTTTATCAGCCTGGTGGCTATTACCACCAATATCGGCGCAAACCTGACCCCGTCCGGCTATTTCTTTTCAACCCTGGTTCCCAAGTATATTAACTGGCGGACAGGTGCTTTGATTACTATGCTTATCGGCATGGCCTTGAGGCCGTGGTCATTACTGGCAACCTTCGGTAACTTCCTGTTTGACTGGTTGCTGCTATGGATGTGCTGGATAGCTCCACTAGCAGGCATTATGGCGTGTGATTACTGGCTTCTTAGAAAGACAAAGCTAAATATTGTTGAGTTGTTTAACCCTGTAGGACCGTTTAAATACGCAAATGGGTTTAACCCCTGCGCTCTAATTGCGTGGGCACTTGCGACAGTTCTGGCTTTGATTTTCAAAAACGAATCGTTTGTTGTTGGCTACATCGCAGGAATAGTCTTCTATTACGTGATTATGAAGTACTGGGGGTTAGCCAAGTACAATCAAAATGATTTGATCGATGGCAAGCCAGAGGAAAAAAGACCTGTGACTGCTGAGGTATAA